The Caulifigura coniformis genome includes a region encoding these proteins:
- a CDS encoding NPCBM/NEW2 domain-containing protein, translated as MIGRSSREIARWGRAMVVAAACVSAAQWGRAQDEPTAMEVETVVGETLNKAGLDSIVAGEFNFADGSSLPVDDVHAVRFRPASVATPKDQGAVAIHLAGGGRLPARSVLLVDDACDVTLLNGEQTSLKLDDVSALQWTDSDDTVWKNAVAKPPAEYDLVVLKAMPQSTSIRAFIESIGVESVAFEWDRETRTVARTQLVGVVFARPEALERPPLSVVTRGGAVIPVREAQKKDGAASFQCTLPSGSIIEIPQSEIVSLAVRSSRIRYLSEMTPESVAQRPIVSLPREWKADRNVRGEPLRAGTVEYEKGIGVQSGTSLTYELDGPAEQFAATLSLDPPRNVTADCEFVVLADGQELVRRSLKSGDAPESLRIPLKGAKRLEIRVDYGSNLDFGDHANWCDAHLVMAPTAGFQ; from the coding sequence ATGATCGGGCGTTCTTCGAGGGAAATCGCCCGTTGGGGCCGCGCGATGGTTGTCGCGGCCGCATGCGTGTCCGCCGCGCAGTGGGGCCGGGCGCAGGATGAGCCGACGGCGATGGAGGTCGAGACCGTCGTCGGAGAAACCCTGAACAAGGCCGGCCTCGATTCGATCGTGGCGGGCGAGTTCAATTTCGCTGACGGCAGCTCGCTCCCGGTCGATGATGTGCATGCGGTCAGGTTCCGTCCTGCGTCGGTGGCCACGCCGAAAGACCAGGGGGCGGTGGCCATTCATCTCGCGGGGGGCGGCCGGCTTCCCGCCCGCAGCGTGCTGCTGGTCGACGATGCGTGCGATGTGACGCTCCTGAACGGCGAACAGACATCGCTGAAACTCGATGATGTTTCCGCTCTGCAGTGGACGGATTCGGATGACACGGTTTGGAAGAACGCCGTGGCGAAGCCGCCTGCGGAGTATGACCTGGTCGTCCTGAAGGCGATGCCGCAGTCGACTTCGATCCGCGCGTTCATCGAGTCGATCGGTGTCGAGTCGGTTGCGTTCGAATGGGACCGGGAAACTCGAACCGTGGCCCGGACTCAACTGGTCGGAGTCGTCTTTGCCCGGCCAGAGGCGTTGGAACGGCCGCCGTTGTCCGTTGTGACCCGGGGCGGGGCGGTCATCCCGGTCCGCGAGGCACAGAAGAAGGACGGAGCGGCCTCGTTCCAGTGTACGTTGCCGTCTGGAAGCATCATCGAGATCCCTCAGTCGGAGATCGTGTCGCTGGCAGTGCGATCCAGTCGCATCCGGTATCTCTCCGAGATGACGCCCGAGAGTGTCGCCCAGCGTCCGATCGTGTCGCTGCCGCGGGAGTGGAAGGCGGACCGCAATGTCCGCGGCGAGCCGCTGCGAGCGGGGACGGTGGAGTATGAAAAGGGGATCGGAGTTCAATCCGGGACTTCGCTGACATACGAGTTGGATGGGCCGGCGGAGCAGTTTGCGGCGACGTTGTCGCTCGATCCGCCGCGAAACGTGACTGCGGACTGTGAGTTTGTCGTTCTGGCTGACGGACAGGAGCTTGTTCGCAGGTCCCTCAAGAGCGGCGATGCGCCGGAAAGCCTCCGGATTCCGCTGAAAGGGGCGAAGCGACTGGAGATCCGTGTCGACTACGGATCGAATCTCGACTTCGGCGATCATGCCAACTGGTGCGACGCACATCTCGTCATGGCGCCGACCGCAGGATTTCAGTGA
- a CDS encoding TolB family protein gives MTGCSILQAACRAVIWGIDQSGRWAIVLVVLCVSGSGAIQAQEDPAANPRPRGAVYELTVEPPVWKKLFDLPDNYRGNSPRVVGDGRRLAFDAWKKIEGETNSDSVVFMVDLDGKNLKQICRGAMPSPNPDGSRIACSRYAGTSGVWIMNTEGGDGELVDENGWGIQWSPDGASVAYRRGRNVVIRTVATGEERLLFPGAGSPFAVIYWNMSWSPDGRKLAMIAASDPGKDELVIVDTQGAEFGFVRRAAGKFVPSLSWNADKRPLVFPEKGSPYRMLEIDPLGTEEPRLIPGIPADCRATSASWSPDGSRLIVMCNSY, from the coding sequence ATGACTGGTTGCTCGATCCTGCAAGCCGCCTGTCGGGCCGTGATATGGGGCATCGACCAGTCCGGGCGATGGGCGATTGTGCTCGTTGTGCTGTGCGTTTCCGGAAGCGGCGCGATCCAGGCCCAGGAGGATCCGGCCGCCAATCCGCGTCCGCGCGGGGCGGTCTATGAGCTCACCGTGGAGCCACCGGTCTGGAAGAAACTGTTCGACCTGCCGGACAACTACCGGGGCAATTCCCCGAGGGTCGTCGGGGACGGTCGAAGGCTGGCGTTCGATGCCTGGAAGAAGATCGAGGGGGAGACGAATTCCGATTCGGTCGTCTTCATGGTCGATCTGGATGGAAAGAACCTGAAGCAGATCTGTCGCGGAGCCATGCCGAGTCCGAACCCTGACGGCAGCCGGATCGCCTGCAGCCGCTACGCAGGGACGTCGGGCGTCTGGATCATGAACACCGAAGGCGGAGACGGCGAACTGGTCGATGAGAACGGCTGGGGGATCCAGTGGTCGCCCGATGGAGCGTCGGTTGCTTATCGGCGCGGCCGGAATGTGGTGATCCGCACGGTGGCCACGGGCGAGGAACGGTTGCTCTTTCCTGGAGCAGGAAGCCCGTTCGCCGTGATCTATTGGAACATGAGCTGGTCACCGGACGGCCGGAAGCTTGCGATGATCGCGGCCTCGGATCCGGGGAAAGACGAGCTTGTGATCGTCGACACACAGGGCGCGGAGTTCGGGTTCGTTCGTCGCGCCGCGGGCAAGTTCGTTCCGAGCCTGAGCTGGAATGCAGACAAACGGCCGCTGGTCTTTCCGGAGAAGGGATCGCCGTATCGCATGCTGGAGATCGATCCGCTCGGGACGGAGGAGCCGCGACTGATTCCAGGAATTCCCGCGGACTGCAGGGCAACGAGCGCGAGCTGGTCGCCCGATGGATCGCGGCTGATCGTGATGTGCAATTCGTACTGA
- a CDS encoding TolB family protein, producing MRSVVVLVLLCMMATRSLAQQPSQNARPVNAFYVLQSDGGGWKKLFEVPEYFPCNSPRVTADGSQIAFDAWKSRLGESLPEAHVLTCRLDGTDLKDLGPGAMPSWSRDGARIACCRYKEQQGAWLMDSDGTNSELLDSRGWGIQWSPDGRSVAFTRERNEVIIRDVSTGVERRLFPEGGSPHSRIYWNMTWSADSTKLAMIADLENNIRELAIVDARGAEYGFERRIAGQFNPMLSWNSDGTRLIFPERVDGVIKLSEIHPFRADPSRPVPGIPAAQRVASGCWLPDGSKLIVLVTEP from the coding sequence ATGCGGTCGGTGGTTGTGCTGGTGTTGCTGTGCATGATGGCGACCCGATCGCTGGCCCAGCAGCCGTCTCAGAATGCGCGGCCCGTCAATGCCTTCTACGTTCTCCAGAGCGACGGGGGCGGCTGGAAGAAGTTGTTCGAAGTGCCGGAGTACTTTCCGTGCAATTCTCCGAGGGTCACCGCGGACGGGTCGCAGATCGCATTTGACGCCTGGAAATCGCGACTTGGAGAGAGTCTTCCCGAGGCGCACGTCTTGACGTGCCGCCTGGATGGAACAGACCTGAAAGACCTCGGGCCTGGCGCGATGCCGAGCTGGAGTCGGGACGGAGCGCGAATTGCCTGCTGCCGTTACAAGGAGCAGCAGGGCGCGTGGCTCATGGATTCTGACGGGACGAATTCCGAACTTCTCGACTCCAGGGGCTGGGGGATCCAATGGTCGCCCGATGGCCGGTCGGTGGCGTTCACACGGGAACGGAACGAGGTGATCATTCGAGACGTTTCAACGGGTGTCGAGCGGCGCTTGTTCCCCGAAGGTGGATCACCTCATTCTCGCATTTACTGGAACATGACATGGTCGGCGGATAGTACGAAACTCGCGATGATTGCCGATCTCGAGAACAACATTCGCGAGCTGGCGATCGTGGATGCCCGTGGCGCCGAATATGGTTTTGAACGCCGGATCGCCGGGCAGTTCAATCCCATGCTTTCGTGGAATTCCGACGGAACGCGACTCATCTTTCCCGAGCGAGTCGATGGAGTGATCAAGCTGAGCGAAATTCACCCGTTCCGCGCCGATCCCTCGCGGCCCGTCCCCGGAATTCCAGCTGCCCAGCGAGTCGCCAGCGGCTGCTGGCTTCCGGATGGATCGAAGCTCATTGTCCTGGTGACCGAGCCATGA
- a CDS encoding TolB family protein, with translation MRIRDLTRPVAAVSLRFSYGGAFVAVSFLAALAGGTVHGQGLPVLKTPSAVYEINEDGTGWKKVVTPGEFSRIGSLRPTSDGARLCFDGVKAGEAWSDAMLLSCRMDGSDLQVHGHGAMPNLSPDGKRLSYCSYDDQTVRIRNLEDQTETVVEPGWGVQWSPVSNQIAYVVGGGSVVVRDLETSERRTLFPADSSPYDSVSFNMAWSHDGRQIAVQGRRPGGVREIAVVDAQGAEFGFRPVSPMSTVSNFLAFHPSGRKIAFQAYLKGTKGPQIYVVDLDQRNEPQRLAGQPADFDNVGAAWVDGGRKLLVIGQQR, from the coding sequence ATGAGAATCCGAGATCTGACCCGCCCCGTGGCGGCTGTTTCGCTGCGATTCTCGTACGGGGGCGCATTTGTCGCCGTTTCGTTCCTTGCGGCGCTGGCCGGGGGGACCGTCCATGGCCAGGGGCTGCCGGTTCTGAAAACGCCGTCTGCAGTGTACGAGATCAACGAGGACGGCACGGGCTGGAAGAAGGTCGTTACTCCGGGAGAGTTCAGCCGCATCGGTTCCCTCAGGCCCACTTCCGATGGCGCCCGCCTGTGCTTTGATGGAGTGAAAGCGGGTGAGGCCTGGAGCGATGCCATGCTTCTGAGCTGCCGCATGGATGGTAGCGATCTGCAGGTACATGGTCACGGAGCGATGCCGAATCTCAGTCCGGACGGCAAGCGACTGTCTTACTGCAGCTACGACGACCAGACGGTGCGGATCCGCAACCTGGAAGACCAGACGGAGACGGTGGTGGAACCGGGCTGGGGCGTCCAGTGGTCGCCGGTGTCGAACCAGATCGCGTATGTCGTTGGAGGCGGATCAGTTGTCGTTCGTGATCTGGAGACCTCGGAGCGACGGACGCTCTTTCCTGCCGACAGCAGCCCGTACGACTCGGTGTCCTTCAATATGGCGTGGTCGCATGACGGCCGGCAGATCGCCGTCCAGGGACGGCGGCCCGGCGGAGTCCGCGAGATCGCGGTCGTTGATGCGCAAGGAGCCGAGTTCGGTTTCAGGCCCGTGTCGCCGATGTCCACTGTGAGCAACTTTCTTGCGTTCCATCCCTCGGGCCGGAAGATTGCGTTCCAGGCGTACCTCAAGGGGACGAAAGGTCCGCAAATCTACGTGGTCGACCTCGACCAGAGGAATGAACCCCAGCGGTTGGCGGGGCAGCCGGCGGATTTCGACAACGTCGGTGCGGCGTGGGTGGATGGCGGCCGGAAGCTGCTGGTGATCGGGCAGCAGCGCTGA
- a CDS encoding serine/threonine-protein kinase produces MPDDARPAGGPPAPAEHEQLTRLGKYEIERKLGSGGMGTVFLAKDSDLKRTVALKVLAKDRAENPVLVRRFKAEGQAAAYLQHKNIVGVYDSGQIDGFLYIALEFVEGQDVLEIIRKRGVIPVKRSIEIVRQVAEALEHAYEKQIVHRDIKPSNLLIKNDGTVKLADLGLARSIDETLDTSITRVGTTVGTVDYMSPEQARNSKATDIRSDIYSLGCTWYHILTGVPPYGEGSVTNKLQAHATAPLPDPRSRNERIPEGVVAVLHRMMAKQAKDRYQTPAELLEDLKNPGIARSGLNADILAALAQPGGSADQESSSGDIFETRSPFDSTDLDSAINTLRQDALPTGVVFDDENPVVEQVEDETSDESKAPTRSKIKPGPQKEPPRGKAPPREERVEEPDDRRPLPPRTPRGKAAGSDPGKSGPLPRRQSKAEREAVENLSDSAKHRFQKRKLPPRAETAAQAEPVQVSVDSDRLRKFVLAGIALAILVGIGVLISRMFGEAPVVDRGQGNAAAALQGDPAQQPAVPQAPTAGAPDENNSQDTPAASGEPNDASTALRKSSTPIAGAEDLADLNSVAAREFLPDWVFQVRKSPVADAKTVVVRRPGTAAVEGVATFAEALSKLPPGPVTIEFHGDGPFLIAPGTLPARPQLLLKGATGSRPVLVFASGDLKSGDACLRSEGPIAFRGLNLVLTTSGETAAGVAMIEASAVSLTDCTLQSVGQGGGGSSLVRVSGASHEGSGAVLENCHLRSELGDGLSLIGPSARVLAGNSLFCFDKGSAISIAPASAAIGVRQGREVTFLRSTVICGTTGVSLTNSATEPPAPVAWTLRKSVMNGASHAATLLHLKGWPASEETLTDKPIPVGVSWRSEQSVLQGWDAYARISTGPTAPENLFEGDSGWQKFWRQPPAGTRLIEKGVDVPGDFALADASALASLGSTRDIEPGCKIAALPNALAELIERVRILASARRLPADFIAFRKPAMIVEFNDIKAGTLNALLNDRSKCPDGALVQLRGAGIKTLPAIQIQDRTLHIEFVQADGAPLTIRPQPGLTAGALITIQGGSISFLNGRFLLPESDRQTFPPSLIDVVGADFALTNCTLTGPSEVSTRLGPLIRWTAGGGGTGLLIKDSFLAGGRVSVEADMTGRMLEIDNSVLAAVDDSIALSIADAARSADLTVASSTLAAGRSIVNLTALPPGEAPVLTAIVNDSLVLGTQAGGKASMLTAPAVESLSRIRWWEDGVGYARNTSTTVRLAGGGEALGDWSKLWGAGHVLRVCISELAVLFEKPLENLSKAEPAMFHLNPGCLAAAWSSTGGPLGATGPAIGASSETQSTPAAEQGASKPPGNLPKRPRSVF; encoded by the coding sequence ATGCCTGATGACGCTCGCCCCGCCGGCGGCCCTCCCGCGCCTGCGGAGCATGAGCAGCTGACACGGCTCGGCAAGTACGAGATCGAGAGGAAGCTGGGCTCGGGCGGAATGGGGACTGTGTTCCTCGCGAAGGACTCGGACCTGAAGCGGACGGTGGCGCTGAAGGTGCTCGCCAAGGACAGGGCCGAGAATCCGGTTCTGGTCCGGCGGTTCAAGGCCGAAGGACAGGCCGCCGCTTATCTTCAGCACAAGAATATTGTCGGCGTCTACGACTCGGGACAGATCGACGGGTTTCTGTATATCGCGCTGGAATTCGTCGAGGGGCAGGACGTTCTTGAGATCATCCGCAAACGGGGGGTGATTCCCGTCAAGCGGTCGATCGAGATCGTCAGGCAGGTCGCCGAGGCGCTTGAGCATGCGTATGAAAAGCAGATCGTTCACCGGGATATCAAGCCGTCCAACCTGCTGATCAAGAACGACGGGACGGTGAAGCTGGCGGACCTGGGGCTGGCGCGATCGATTGACGAGACGCTGGACACGAGCATCACGCGAGTGGGTACGACTGTGGGCACGGTCGACTACATGTCTCCGGAGCAGGCGCGGAACAGCAAGGCGACCGACATCCGCAGCGACATCTACTCGCTCGGTTGTACGTGGTACCACATTCTGACGGGCGTGCCGCCTTACGGTGAAGGAAGCGTGACCAACAAGCTGCAGGCGCATGCCACCGCGCCGCTTCCCGATCCGCGATCGCGCAACGAACGGATTCCGGAAGGCGTCGTCGCAGTGCTCCATCGCATGATGGCCAAGCAGGCGAAGGACCGATACCAGACGCCGGCCGAACTTCTGGAAGACCTGAAGAATCCCGGCATTGCCCGCAGCGGCCTGAATGCGGACATCCTCGCGGCACTTGCGCAGCCGGGCGGCAGCGCGGATCAGGAGTCTTCGTCCGGGGACATCTTCGAAACGCGGTCGCCCTTCGATTCGACGGACCTTGATTCAGCGATCAACACCCTGCGGCAGGATGCGCTGCCGACGGGAGTGGTGTTCGACGACGAGAATCCGGTGGTCGAGCAAGTCGAAGACGAAACGAGCGACGAATCGAAGGCGCCCACGCGTTCAAAAATCAAACCCGGGCCGCAGAAAGAGCCTCCACGTGGGAAAGCTCCGCCGCGTGAAGAACGCGTCGAGGAGCCTGACGATCGACGACCATTGCCGCCGAGGACTCCCCGCGGGAAGGCCGCGGGGAGCGATCCTGGCAAGTCAGGACCGCTTCCCCGACGGCAGTCGAAGGCCGAGCGGGAAGCGGTGGAAAACCTCAGCGATTCGGCGAAGCACCGTTTCCAGAAACGGAAGCTGCCGCCGCGCGCGGAGACTGCTGCGCAGGCCGAGCCGGTGCAGGTGTCGGTCGATTCGGATCGGCTCAGGAAGTTCGTGCTGGCGGGAATCGCGCTCGCCATTCTCGTCGGCATTGGAGTCTTGATTTCGCGGATGTTCGGGGAAGCGCCTGTGGTGGACCGTGGCCAGGGCAATGCCGCTGCCGCTCTGCAGGGGGACCCGGCCCAGCAGCCTGCCGTTCCACAAGCGCCTACGGCGGGCGCGCCGGATGAAAACAACTCCCAGGACACTCCGGCCGCTTCCGGGGAGCCGAACGACGCATCGACGGCTCTTCGTAAGTCGTCCACACCGATCGCCGGCGCAGAAGACCTGGCCGATTTGAACAGTGTGGCCGCGCGGGAATTTCTGCCTGACTGGGTGTTCCAGGTTCGAAAGTCGCCGGTCGCGGATGCGAAAACCGTCGTCGTGCGACGTCCGGGGACGGCGGCCGTCGAGGGCGTAGCGACGTTCGCGGAGGCCCTCTCGAAGCTGCCGCCGGGGCCGGTCACGATCGAGTTTCATGGCGACGGTCCGTTTCTGATCGCACCGGGAACACTCCCTGCGCGACCGCAGCTTTTGTTGAAGGGGGCGACTGGATCGCGTCCCGTGCTCGTGTTCGCATCTGGCGATCTCAAGTCGGGGGACGCCTGCCTTCGTTCGGAAGGACCGATTGCGTTTCGCGGGCTGAACCTTGTCCTGACGACAAGCGGAGAGACAGCCGCCGGCGTCGCGATGATCGAGGCCTCCGCTGTTTCGCTGACTGATTGCACGCTCCAGTCGGTCGGGCAGGGGGGGGGCGGAAGTTCGCTGGTTCGCGTTTCAGGAGCCAGTCACGAGGGTTCCGGGGCGGTGCTCGAGAATTGCCACCTGCGCTCGGAACTGGGCGACGGGCTGTCGCTCATCGGACCGTCGGCGCGCGTGCTGGCTGGGAACAGCCTCTTCTGTTTTGACAAAGGGAGCGCGATTTCCATCGCGCCGGCATCCGCCGCAATCGGCGTCCGACAGGGACGCGAAGTCACGTTCCTCAGGTCGACGGTCATCTGCGGGACCACCGGGGTTTCGCTGACGAACTCGGCAACGGAACCGCCGGCGCCGGTCGCGTGGACCCTTCGCAAGTCGGTCATGAACGGGGCATCGCACGCGGCAACGCTGCTCCATCTGAAGGGATGGCCCGCATCCGAAGAAACACTGACTGACAAGCCGATACCGGTCGGCGTTTCATGGAGGTCGGAACAGTCGGTGCTGCAAGGGTGGGACGCCTACGCCCGAATCTCCACGGGCCCGACCGCCCCGGAGAATCTTTTCGAAGGAGACAGCGGGTGGCAGAAGTTCTGGCGGCAGCCGCCGGCCGGGACACGCCTGATCGAGAAGGGCGTCGACGTCCCGGGGGATTTCGCACTGGCCGACGCGTCGGCGCTCGCCTCGCTGGGATCGACCCGCGACATTGAGCCGGGGTGCAAGATCGCGGCCCTGCCGAATGCACTCGCGGAATTGATTGAACGGGTGCGGATCCTGGCGTCCGCGAGGCGGCTCCCAGCCGACTTCATCGCTTTTCGCAAACCGGCGATGATCGTCGAGTTCAATGACATCAAGGCGGGGACGCTGAACGCGTTGCTCAACGACCGGTCGAAATGCCCGGACGGGGCTCTTGTTCAGCTTCGCGGCGCCGGAATCAAGACGCTACCTGCGATTCAGATTCAGGATCGCACGCTGCACATCGAGTTCGTGCAGGCGGACGGGGCTCCGCTGACGATCCGGCCGCAACCCGGTCTGACGGCCGGAGCACTCATCACGATCCAGGGAGGGAGCATCTCCTTCCTGAATGGGCGATTTCTGTTGCCCGAATCGGACCGCCAGACTTTTCCGCCGTCGTTGATCGATGTGGTGGGAGCCGACTTCGCCCTGACGAACTGCACATTGACGGGGCCGTCCGAGGTTTCGACGCGCCTGGGCCCATTGATCCGCTGGACCGCGGGCGGCGGAGGGACAGGGCTGCTCATCAAGGATTCGTTCCTGGCCGGAGGTCGAGTTTCGGTGGAAGCCGACATGACTGGACGGATGCTCGAGATCGACAACTCCGTCCTCGCTGCCGTCGACGACTCGATCGCCCTTTCGATCGCCGACGCAGCGCGTTCCGCCGATCTGACGGTGGCGTCGTCGACGCTGGCGGCCGGCCGCTCGATAGTGAACCTGACCGCGCTGCCGCCAGGAGAAGCGCCGGTCCTGACCGCGATTGTGAATGACAGCCTGGTCCTCGGTACGCAGGCCGGCGGAAAAGCGTCGATGCTTACGGCCCCAGCCGTGGAAAGCCTGTCTCGGATTCGCTGGTGGGAAGACGGAGTTGGTTATGCCCGGAACACGTCGACGACTGTGAGACTGGCTGGCGGAGGCGAGGCCCTTGGAGACTGGAGCAAACTCTGGGGAGCCGGCCACGTCCTTCGGGTCTGCATCTCGGAACTGGCCGTCCTTTTCGAAAAGCCGCTGGAGAATCTCTCGAAGGCCGAACCGGCCATGTTTCACCTGAATCCGGGGTGCCTCGCTGCGGCGTGGAGCTCGACCGGCGGTCCTCTGGGAGCAACCGGCCCAGCGATCGGGGCGTCATCGGAGACGCAGTCGACGCCTGCTGCCGAACAAGGGGCCTCAAAGCCTCCGGGCAATCTTCCCAAGAGGCCGCGTTCGGTTTTCTAG
- the acs gene encoding acetate--CoA ligase codes for MSSTAGQNISSVLHEDRKFAPPADFTAQANISSEAQYQEMWNRAKDDPSGFWGEIARENLTWSTPFKQTMAGEMPETKWFVGGKLNASVQCLDRHVATWRKNKAAIIWEGEPGDTRVLTYGDLHREVCRFAGVLKTLGVTTGDRVTLYMPMIPELAIAMLACARIGATHSIIFGGFSADAVADRNNDAQAKLIITADGGWRRGKEVELKSAVDESLAKSDSVKQVIVVRRTGTPVTMVEGRDLWWHDLMADAPADCDAVAVDSEHPLFILYTSGSTGKPKGVLHSTAGYVLGSMMTTKWVFDLKEEDTYWCTADIGWITGHSYVCYGPLANGATVLMYEGAPNWPDEGRFWELIEKYKVSIFYTAPTAVRAFIKWGDQWPAKHDLSSLRLLGSVGEPINPEAWMWYHRVIGGERCPIVDTWWQTETGAIMISPLPGITSTKPGSCTKPLPGVVCDIVNEAGESIPANQGGLLVMKQPWPSMLRTLYGDHARFKDTYFSKIPGCYFAGDGARRDDDGYVWVMGRVDDVLNVSGHRLSTMEVESALVSHPSVAEAAVVGFPHDIKGEGICCFVSLKEGNGDEVLKKTLIGHVRHHIGALATPDQIRFTSALPKTRSGKIMRRLLRDIAAGRESVGDTTTLEDYTIMAKLRQEDE; via the coding sequence ATGTCGTCCACAGCCGGTCAGAATATTTCCAGCGTCCTCCACGAGGATCGCAAGTTTGCGCCGCCGGCAGACTTCACCGCCCAGGCCAACATCTCCAGCGAAGCCCAGTACCAGGAGATGTGGAATCGGGCGAAGGACGATCCCAGCGGTTTCTGGGGCGAAATCGCCCGTGAGAACCTGACCTGGTCGACACCGTTCAAGCAGACGATGGCCGGAGAGATGCCCGAGACGAAGTGGTTCGTCGGCGGCAAGCTGAATGCATCCGTTCAGTGCCTCGACCGGCACGTCGCGACGTGGCGGAAGAACAAGGCGGCCATCATCTGGGAAGGGGAGCCTGGCGATACGCGCGTCCTGACCTACGGCGACCTCCACCGGGAAGTGTGCCGTTTCGCCGGCGTGCTGAAGACGCTCGGCGTGACTACGGGCGACCGAGTCACCCTTTACATGCCCATGATTCCCGAACTGGCGATCGCCATGCTGGCCTGTGCCCGCATCGGCGCTACGCATTCGATCATCTTCGGCGGATTCAGTGCCGACGCTGTCGCCGACCGGAATAACGACGCGCAGGCCAAGCTGATCATTACGGCCGATGGAGGCTGGCGACGCGGGAAGGAAGTCGAGCTCAAGTCGGCAGTCGACGAGAGCCTGGCGAAGTCAGATTCGGTGAAGCAGGTGATCGTTGTCCGCCGGACCGGCACGCCGGTCACGATGGTCGAGGGCCGCGACCTGTGGTGGCACGACCTGATGGCCGACGCCCCGGCCGATTGCGACGCCGTCGCGGTCGATTCCGAGCACCCGCTGTTCATCCTGTACACGTCCGGAAGTACGGGGAAGCCGAAGGGGGTCTTGCATTCGACGGCCGGTTACGTGCTCGGCTCGATGATGACCACGAAATGGGTATTCGACCTGAAGGAAGAAGACACCTACTGGTGCACGGCAGACATCGGTTGGATCACCGGCCACAGCTACGTGTGCTATGGCCCTCTGGCGAACGGCGCGACGGTCCTCATGTACGAAGGAGCCCCCAACTGGCCGGACGAAGGCCGGTTCTGGGAGCTGATCGAGAAGTACAAAGTTTCGATTTTCTACACTGCGCCGACAGCCGTCCGTGCATTCATCAAGTGGGGCGATCAATGGCCCGCAAAGCACGACCTTTCGTCGCTGCGGCTGCTGGGGTCGGTCGGCGAGCCGATCAATCCGGAAGCGTGGATGTGGTATCACCGCGTGATCGGCGGCGAGCGCTGTCCGATCGTCGACACGTGGTGGCAGACCGAAACGGGCGCCATCATGATCAGCCCGCTCCCGGGCATCACGTCGACGAAGCCAGGCAGCTGCACGAAGCCGCTTCCGGGCGTCGTGTGCGACATCGTCAACGAAGCGGGCGAGTCGATTCCTGCCAACCAGGGGGGGCTTCTTGTCATGAAGCAGCCCTGGCCGAGCATGCTGCGGACGCTGTATGGCGATCACGCGCGTTTCAAAGACACCTACTTCTCGAAGATTCCGGGTTGCTACTTCGCCGGCGACGGAGCGCGTCGTGACGACGACGGCTACGTGTGGGTGATGGGCCGCGTCGATGACGTCCTGAACGTCTCCGGTCACCGGCTGTCGACGATGGAAGTCGAGTCGGCGCTGGTGTCTCACCCGTCTGTTGCCGAAGCGGCCGTTGTCGGATTCCCGCACGACATCAAGGGAGAAGGCATCTGCTGCTTCGTCAGTCTCAAGGAGGGTAACGGCGATGAGGTTCTAAAGAAGACGCTCATCGGGCATGTGCGTCATCACATCGGCGCACTGGCCACGCCGGACCAGATCCGGTTCACGAGCGCCCTGCCGAAAACCCGCAGCGGGAAGATCATGCGGCGACTTCTGCGCGACATCGCGGCCGGTCGCGAGTCGGTCGGCGACACGACAACGCTCGAGGACTACACGATCATGGCCAAGCTCCGGCAGGAAGATGAGTAA
- the purN gene encoding phosphoribosylglycinamide formyltransferase, whose translation MSDSTVRSEALRVGVLISGSGTTLVNFLKEREAGRLPIEIPIVIADRECGGISKCIQAGLACEVLPRRTFENTAEFSRAIFDRMRAAKVDLVTLAGFLARVDVPDDFHQRVMNIHPSLIPAFCGKGMYGHFVHEAVIARGCKVSGCTVHFADSEYDHGPIISQKCVPVIDGDTPDILAARVFEAECAAYPEAIRRFAAARR comes from the coding sequence ATGTCTGATTCCACCGTCCGGTCGGAAGCCCTTCGTGTCGGAGTCTTGATTTCCGGCAGTGGCACCACGCTGGTCAATTTCCTGAAAGAACGGGAGGCCGGGCGGCTGCCGATCGAGATTCCCATCGTGATCGCCGATCGTGAATGCGGCGGGATCTCGAAATGCATCCAGGCAGGCCTCGCCTGTGAGGTCCTTCCCCGGCGGACTTTTGAGAATACTGCTGAATTCAGTCGAGCCATTTTCGACCGGATGCGTGCGGCGAAAGTGGACCTGGTGACCTTGGCCGGTTTTCTGGCCCGAGTGGACGTCCCCGACGACTTTCATCAGCGGGTGATGAACATTCACCCGTCGCTGATTCCGGCCTTCTGCGGGAAAGGGATGTACGGGCATTTCGTACACGAGGCAGTCATCGCGCGGGGCTGCAAGGTGTCTGGCTGCACTGTGCACTTCGCTGACAGCGAATATGACCACGGGCCGATCATTTCGCAGAAATGCGTTCCGGTCATCGACGGGGATACACCCGACATCCTGGCGGCCCGCGTCTTTGAAGCGGAGTGCGCCGCCTATCCGGAGGCGATCCGCCGGTTTGCTGCCGCTCGCCGGTAG